The Bubalus bubalis isolate 160015118507 breed Murrah chromosome 18, NDDB_SH_1, whole genome shotgun sequence genome contains a region encoding:
- the LOC102397338 gene encoding zinc finger protein OZF isoform X2: MVETYKSLLSVDVSRIDMTMKLQAKGNSGKGEIFQRVIFGRAETSEIKDFFLGKIQETVDGFESLWTDNERRDYGISISYNKNLTDGRDHQSRNDAGDKPVERQGSNFHDELQMLQSEGTIFECSQVVMHMNSGASVLPTHSVHKGNSHNNECAVMHPSEQAPDPGHKKKSYKSNECGITMLQDSELTRHQRIHIGRLPYKADVCGKAFNDNVRLAVHQRNHTGEKLYKCDVFGHCFKHSAHLQNHGRTHTGEKPCKCDVCAKAFTCKESRALHPILHTGEKPYKCDICGRGYTRKSDLGIHQRVHTGEKPYTCDVCGRGYTRKSDLGIHQRVHTGEKPYKCDLCGQAFTRKESYTVHQSLHTGEKPYKCDVCGCGYTRKSRLGIHQRVHSGEKPYKCDLCGQAFTHKESHTVHQILHTGEKPYKCDVCGRGYTQKAQLVIHQRVHSGEKPYKCDLCEQAFTRKESHTVHQILHTGEKPYKCDVCGRGYTRSRQLAIHWRLHTGEKPYKCDICGKAFSVNRSLRTHRKIHTEEKP; encoded by the coding sequence ATGTGTCTCGTATAGATATGACCATGAAATTACAAGCgaaaggaaacagtggaaaaggagaaatttttCAAAGAGTGATATTTGGGAGAGCTGAAACTTctgaaattaaagattttttcctCGGGAAGATACAGGAAACTGTGGATGGTTTTGAGAGTCTGTGGACCGATAATGAAAGAAGAGACTACGGAATATCTATATCCTATAACAAAAATCTCACTGATGGAAGAGATCATCAGAGTAGAAATGATGCAGGAGATAAGCCTGTTGAAAGGCAGGGATCAAACTTTCATGATGAATTGCAGATGCTTCAGTCTGAAGGGACGATTTTTGAATGTAGTCAAGTCGTGATGCATATGAACAGTGGTGCTTCAGTTTTGCCAACTCATAGTGTCCACAAAGGCAATTCTCATAATAATGAGTGTGCTGTTATGCATCCCTCAGAACAGGCCCCAGACCCAGGACACAAGAAAAAATCTTACAAAAGTAATGAGTGTGGCATAACCATGCTTCAGGACTCAGAACTCACTAGACATCAAAGAATCCATATAGGAAGATTACCATATAAAGCTGACGTATGTGGCAAGGCATTTAATGATAATGTGAGGCTTGCAGTTCATCAGAGAaatcatactggagagaaactgtataaatgtgatgtatttgGCCACTGCTTTAAGCACAGTGCACACCTTCAAAACCATGGGAgaactcatactggagagaaaccatgtaaatgtgatgtgtgtgcaAAAGCCTTTACTTGCAAAGAAAGTCGGGCACTTCATCCGATCCttcatactggagaaaaaccatataaatgtgatatatgtggcCGTGGCTATACTCGAAAGTCAGACCTTGGAATtcatcagagagttcatactggagagaagccatatACATGTGATGTGTGTGGCCGTGGCTATACTCGAAAGTCAGACCTTGGAATtcatcagagagttcatactggagagaagccatatAAGTGTGATCTCTGTGGACAGGCCTTTACTCGCAAAGAAAGCTACACAGTTCATCAGAgccttcatactggagagaaaccatataaatgtgatgtgtgtggctGTGGCTATACTCGAAAGTCACGCCTTGGAATTCATCAGAGAGTTCATTCTGGAGAGAAGCCATATAAGTGTGATCTCTGTGGACAGGCCTTTACTCACAAAGAAAGCCACACAGTTCATCAGAtccttcatactggagagaaaccatataaatgtgatgtgtgtggccGTGGCTATACTCAAAAAGCACAACTTGTAATTCATCAGAGAGTTCATTCTGGAGAGAAGCCATATAAGTGTGATCTGTGTGAACAGGCCTTTACTCGCAAAGAAAGCCACACAGTTCATCAGAtccttcatactggagagaaaccatataaatgtgatgtatgtggccgTGGCTATACTCGAAGCAGACAACTTGCAATTCATTGGAGgcttcatactggagagaagccatataaatgtgatatatgtggcaaggcctttagtgTAAATAGAAGCCTTAGAACTCATCGGAAAATTCATACCGAAGAGAAACCAtaa
- the LOC102397338 gene encoding zinc finger protein OZF isoform X1, protein MALSQTQLTVEDVDIKFTPEEWECLDPAQRALYRDVMVETYKSLLSVDVSRIDMTMKLQAKGNSGKGEIFQRVIFGRAETSEIKDFFLGKIQETVDGFESLWTDNERRDYGISISYNKNLTDGRDHQSRNDAGDKPVERQGSNFHDELQMLQSEGTIFECSQVVMHMNSGASVLPTHSVHKGNSHNNECAVMHPSEQAPDPGHKKKSYKSNECGITMLQDSELTRHQRIHIGRLPYKADVCGKAFNDNVRLAVHQRNHTGEKLYKCDVFGHCFKHSAHLQNHGRTHTGEKPCKCDVCAKAFTCKESRALHPILHTGEKPYKCDICGRGYTRKSDLGIHQRVHTGEKPYTCDVCGRGYTRKSDLGIHQRVHTGEKPYKCDLCGQAFTRKESYTVHQSLHTGEKPYKCDVCGCGYTRKSRLGIHQRVHSGEKPYKCDLCGQAFTHKESHTVHQILHTGEKPYKCDVCGRGYTQKAQLVIHQRVHSGEKPYKCDLCEQAFTRKESHTVHQILHTGEKPYKCDVCGRGYTRSRQLAIHWRLHTGEKPYKCDICGKAFSVNRSLRTHRKIHTEEKP, encoded by the coding sequence ATGTGTCTCGTATAGATATGACCATGAAATTACAAGCgaaaggaaacagtggaaaaggagaaatttttCAAAGAGTGATATTTGGGAGAGCTGAAACTTctgaaattaaagattttttcctCGGGAAGATACAGGAAACTGTGGATGGTTTTGAGAGTCTGTGGACCGATAATGAAAGAAGAGACTACGGAATATCTATATCCTATAACAAAAATCTCACTGATGGAAGAGATCATCAGAGTAGAAATGATGCAGGAGATAAGCCTGTTGAAAGGCAGGGATCAAACTTTCATGATGAATTGCAGATGCTTCAGTCTGAAGGGACGATTTTTGAATGTAGTCAAGTCGTGATGCATATGAACAGTGGTGCTTCAGTTTTGCCAACTCATAGTGTCCACAAAGGCAATTCTCATAATAATGAGTGTGCTGTTATGCATCCCTCAGAACAGGCCCCAGACCCAGGACACAAGAAAAAATCTTACAAAAGTAATGAGTGTGGCATAACCATGCTTCAGGACTCAGAACTCACTAGACATCAAAGAATCCATATAGGAAGATTACCATATAAAGCTGACGTATGTGGCAAGGCATTTAATGATAATGTGAGGCTTGCAGTTCATCAGAGAaatcatactggagagaaactgtataaatgtgatgtatttgGCCACTGCTTTAAGCACAGTGCACACCTTCAAAACCATGGGAgaactcatactggagagaaaccatgtaaatgtgatgtgtgtgcaAAAGCCTTTACTTGCAAAGAAAGTCGGGCACTTCATCCGATCCttcatactggagaaaaaccatataaatgtgatatatgtggcCGTGGCTATACTCGAAAGTCAGACCTTGGAATtcatcagagagttcatactggagagaagccatatACATGTGATGTGTGTGGCCGTGGCTATACTCGAAAGTCAGACCTTGGAATtcatcagagagttcatactggagagaagccatatAAGTGTGATCTCTGTGGACAGGCCTTTACTCGCAAAGAAAGCTACACAGTTCATCAGAgccttcatactggagagaaaccatataaatgtgatgtgtgtggctGTGGCTATACTCGAAAGTCACGCCTTGGAATTCATCAGAGAGTTCATTCTGGAGAGAAGCCATATAAGTGTGATCTCTGTGGACAGGCCTTTACTCACAAAGAAAGCCACACAGTTCATCAGAtccttcatactggagagaaaccatataaatgtgatgtgtgtggccGTGGCTATACTCAAAAAGCACAACTTGTAATTCATCAGAGAGTTCATTCTGGAGAGAAGCCATATAAGTGTGATCTGTGTGAACAGGCCTTTACTCGCAAAGAAAGCCACACAGTTCATCAGAtccttcatactggagagaaaccatataaatgtgatgtatgtggccgTGGCTATACTCGAAGCAGACAACTTGCAATTCATTGGAGgcttcatactggagagaagccatataaatgtgatatatgtggcaaggcctttagtgTAAATAGAAGCCTTAGAACTCATCGGAAAATTCATACCGAAGAGAAACCAtaa
- the LOC102397338 gene encoding zinc finger protein OZF isoform X3 translates to MTMKLQAKGNSGKGEIFQRVIFGRAETSEIKDFFLGKIQETVDGFESLWTDNERRDYGISISYNKNLTDGRDHQSRNDAGDKPVERQGSNFHDELQMLQSEGTIFECSQVVMHMNSGASVLPTHSVHKGNSHNNECAVMHPSEQAPDPGHKKKSYKSNECGITMLQDSELTRHQRIHIGRLPYKADVCGKAFNDNVRLAVHQRNHTGEKLYKCDVFGHCFKHSAHLQNHGRTHTGEKPCKCDVCAKAFTCKESRALHPILHTGEKPYKCDICGRGYTRKSDLGIHQRVHTGEKPYTCDVCGRGYTRKSDLGIHQRVHTGEKPYKCDLCGQAFTRKESYTVHQSLHTGEKPYKCDVCGCGYTRKSRLGIHQRVHSGEKPYKCDLCGQAFTHKESHTVHQILHTGEKPYKCDVCGRGYTQKAQLVIHQRVHSGEKPYKCDLCEQAFTRKESHTVHQILHTGEKPYKCDVCGRGYTRSRQLAIHWRLHTGEKPYKCDICGKAFSVNRSLRTHRKIHTEEKP, encoded by the coding sequence ATGACCATGAAATTACAAGCgaaaggaaacagtggaaaaggagaaatttttCAAAGAGTGATATTTGGGAGAGCTGAAACTTctgaaattaaagattttttcctCGGGAAGATACAGGAAACTGTGGATGGTTTTGAGAGTCTGTGGACCGATAATGAAAGAAGAGACTACGGAATATCTATATCCTATAACAAAAATCTCACTGATGGAAGAGATCATCAGAGTAGAAATGATGCAGGAGATAAGCCTGTTGAAAGGCAGGGATCAAACTTTCATGATGAATTGCAGATGCTTCAGTCTGAAGGGACGATTTTTGAATGTAGTCAAGTCGTGATGCATATGAACAGTGGTGCTTCAGTTTTGCCAACTCATAGTGTCCACAAAGGCAATTCTCATAATAATGAGTGTGCTGTTATGCATCCCTCAGAACAGGCCCCAGACCCAGGACACAAGAAAAAATCTTACAAAAGTAATGAGTGTGGCATAACCATGCTTCAGGACTCAGAACTCACTAGACATCAAAGAATCCATATAGGAAGATTACCATATAAAGCTGACGTATGTGGCAAGGCATTTAATGATAATGTGAGGCTTGCAGTTCATCAGAGAaatcatactggagagaaactgtataaatgtgatgtatttgGCCACTGCTTTAAGCACAGTGCACACCTTCAAAACCATGGGAgaactcatactggagagaaaccatgtaaatgtgatgtgtgtgcaAAAGCCTTTACTTGCAAAGAAAGTCGGGCACTTCATCCGATCCttcatactggagaaaaaccatataaatgtgatatatgtggcCGTGGCTATACTCGAAAGTCAGACCTTGGAATtcatcagagagttcatactggagagaagccatatACATGTGATGTGTGTGGCCGTGGCTATACTCGAAAGTCAGACCTTGGAATtcatcagagagttcatactggagagaagccatatAAGTGTGATCTCTGTGGACAGGCCTTTACTCGCAAAGAAAGCTACACAGTTCATCAGAgccttcatactggagagaaaccatataaatgtgatgtgtgtggctGTGGCTATACTCGAAAGTCACGCCTTGGAATTCATCAGAGAGTTCATTCTGGAGAGAAGCCATATAAGTGTGATCTCTGTGGACAGGCCTTTACTCACAAAGAAAGCCACACAGTTCATCAGAtccttcatactggagagaaaccatataaatgtgatgtgtgtggccGTGGCTATACTCAAAAAGCACAACTTGTAATTCATCAGAGAGTTCATTCTGGAGAGAAGCCATATAAGTGTGATCTGTGTGAACAGGCCTTTACTCGCAAAGAAAGCCACACAGTTCATCAGAtccttcatactggagagaaaccatataaatgtgatgtatgtggccgTGGCTATACTCGAAGCAGACAACTTGCAATTCATTGGAGgcttcatactggagagaagccatataaatgtgatatatgtggcaaggcctttagtgTAAATAGAAGCCTTAGAACTCATCGGAAAATTCATACCGAAGAGAAACCAtaa